A stretch of Podospora bellae-mahoneyi strain CBS 112042 chromosome 5, whole genome shotgun sequence DNA encodes these proteins:
- a CDS encoding hypothetical protein (EggNog:ENOG503NZ9P; COG:S), which yields MFNLESLLLIIVPLSCFLYISFPWRKPRLSFPAWSNASTTGHIAILTDEKPKSPRLERKRQQRMRHFKDLYHKVQNLERFPEILPQVRETLLSLLEQGLRMAKYKDRSRSILNIATFDASRLQRFIQDIQLDVGLEFEAYMRRRELGGGPELFKSFEEACMFLKNSAPWNYTDGAWLARIHQVTTPFAFRGVTKDAWQIFSEELGDGDLEKNHILLYKELLQSVGVDLPNGDSLDFTHPRHGMEDETIWRYAIGQLLISVFPNQFLPEILGFNLHYEQPAIGVLKANKELPEFGISPYYYALHISIDNAHSGHCAMAIGNIAHFMEIVQNTGIMDPQTAWRRVQAGYCLGQSLDDRDTVDDYEDKLVDIICKKATIATKIHCTSRARIGKRKLSSWFSAPPSSPKDDDGWKDEFLDALADSKPWVCRGDSSKSLLMRELGWKGRMFGAFTHVETELLRNWIDSLGPHGKDMGEAYWGLVGGYQSLEKTFDPSRHDAAVSHPTFPATRSWSLCETNDFEPKSPIQIHKSAVEIDALLPLWFAHAGLLENIISSPHQTITPLVSNCLQILRAEKGYKPVGTGIACMDEQHWPGYSPDLVALGLEMMKNRGLPQPICLGDIIGRPEDENLNDSGRFSHDLLGWAQHPMINSVFLLGLARAFLDLEQWVAGNGELLGRRERLFLSEMIQRKATGFETCWAELKRDGLRCREFVTGYDLGRAEIDRLLVLG from the coding sequence ATGTTCAACTTGGAATCTTTACTCTTGATAATTGTCCCTCTTAGCTGTTTTCTTTACATCTCGTTCCCATGGCGAAAACCACGACTCTCGTTCCCAGCTTGGTCCAATGCTTCCACAACAGGCCACATAGCGATCTTGACCGATGAAAAGCCCAAGTCACCACGCCTAGAAAGGAAGCGGCAGCAACGGATGCGTCACTTCAAAGATCTTTACCACAAAGTTCAAAATCTGGAGCGGTTCCCAGAAATCCTGCCCCAAGTTCGAGAAACGTTGCTTTCGTTACTCGAACAAGGGCTCCGGATGGCCAAGTACAAGGACCGATCTCGCAGCATTCTCAACATTGCGACCTTTGATGCCTCCCGTCTCCAAAGATTCATCCAAGACATCCAGCTCGATGTGGGTCTGGAATTCGAAGCCTACATGCGTCGAAgggagcttggtggtggaccTGAGCTGTTCAAAAGCTTCGAAGAAGCCTGCATGTTTCTCAAGAACAGCGCACCGTGGAACTACACCGATGGCGCATGGCTCGCACGGATTCATCAGGTCACAACCCCCTTCGCCTTTCGGGGCGTGACAAAGGATGCTTGGCAAATTTTTTCAGAAGAGCTCGGTGATGGGGATCTGGAAAAGAACCACATATTGCTCTACAAGGAGCTTCTCCAGAGCGTGGGTGTGGACCTGCCCAACGGCGACTCGCTCGATTTCACACACCCACGCCATGGCATGGAGGATGAGACGATTTGGAGATATGCCATTGGACAGCTCCTCATTTCCGTCTTTCCTAACCAGTTTTTACCCGAGATTCTGGGGTTTAATCTCCACTACGAGCAGCCTGCCATTGGGGTCTTGAAAGCCAACAAGGAGCTGCCCGAGTTTGGGATCTCGCCCTACTACTATGCTTTGCACATTTCGATCGACAACGCGCACTCGGGTCACTGCGCGATGGCGATTGGCAACATTGCACACTTTATGGAGATTGTTCAGAACACGGGCATCATGGATCCGCAGACAGCGTGGAGGCGTGTGCAGGCTGGCTATTGCCTCGGGCAGAGTCTCGATGACAGGGATACTGTGGATGATTACGAGGACAAGCTGGTTGACATCATCTGCAAGAAAGCCACCATTGCCACCAAGATTCATTGCACGAGTCGCGCCCGGATCGGAAAGAGAAAATTGTCATCTTGGttttctgctcctccttcgAGCCCcaaggatgatgacggtTGGAAGGATGAGTTCCTTGACGCCTTGGCAGACTCCAAGCCATGGGTATGCAGAGgtgacagcagcaagagcCTTTTGATGCGGGAGCTGGGCTGGAAAGGGAGGATGTTTGGTGCTTTCACTCACGTCGAGACTGAACTGCTTCGGAACTGGATTGACTCCCTCGGACCACATGGCAAGGATATGGGCGAGGCTTATTGGgggcttgttggtggctATCAGAGCCTGGAAAAGACCTTTGACCCCTCGCGTCATGATGCTGCGGTCAGCCATCCGACTTTCCCCGCCACGAGAAGCTGGTCGCTGTGTGAGACGAACGATTTTGAGCCAAAGTCACCAATCCAGATACACAAGTCGGCAGTTGAGATAGACGCCCTACTACCACTTTGGTTTGCCCACGCAGGACTCCTGGAAAATATCATCAGCTCCCCTCACCAGACAATCACACCCCTGGTGTCCAACTGTTTGCAAATATTGCGAGCAGAAAAGGGCTACAAGCCGGTGGGCACAGGTATTGCCTGCATGGATGAGCAGCATTGGCCTGGCTACAGCCCCGACCTGGTGGCCCTGGGTCTCGAAATGATGAAGAATAGGGGTTTGCCACAGCCGATCTGTTTAGGAGACATAATTGGCCGTCCAGAAGATGAGAACCTCAACGACTCTGGCAGGTTTTCCCATGACCTTTTAGGGTGGGCTCAGCACCCGATGATCAACAGCGTCTTTCTGCTTGGTCTGGCGCGTGCTTTTCTTGACTTGGAGCAATGGGTGGCTGGCAATGGAGAGTTGCtgggaagaagggagaggCTTTTTCTGTCAGAAATGATCCAACGGAAGGCCACTGGCTTTGAGACATGTTGGGCGGAGCTGAAGAGGGATGGGCTCCGATGCCGTGAGTTTGTCACTGGGTATGATCTTGGACGGGCAGAAATCGACCGACTGTTGGTCTTGGGTTGA